A window of the Besnoitia besnoiti strain Bb-Ger1 chromosome VI, whole genome shotgun sequence genome harbors these coding sequences:
- a CDS encoding putative rab GDI alpha (encoded by transcript BESB_066780), translating to MDEEYDAIVCGTGLKECILSGLLSTHGKKVLHVDRNGYYGGESASLNLTNLYEKFKPGETPPQSLGFNRDWNVDLIPKFVMACGKLVKVLLTTKVTRYLEWQVIEGTYVYQYQKAGFFSNAKYIHKVPSTDTEALTSPLMPLLEKNRCKNFLSYCAQWELENPETWKGFDPKRHSMKQVYDYFGLQPNTIDFVGHAVALYTSDDYLSQPMGQTMEKIKLYMYSISRYGKSPFIYPLYGLGGLPEGFSRLCAINGGTYMLNKPIDGFVYDDNGKVCGVKSVDGEVARCKMVVCDPSYVKYDPKKVRKAGQVIRCICILGNPIPSTSNASSCQIIIPQRQVNRKNDIYVMLVSSSHGVALKGKYIAIISTTVETDDPMKEIAPALELLGLIEQQFVQVSDVYEAATDGTEDNVFVSGSFDATSHFESATEDVLRIWKNMTGEDLDLSVKAEPEDLQEM from the exons ATGGATGAGGAATATGAC gccATCGTCTGCGGCACGGGCCTCAAGGAGTGCATCCTGAGTGGCTTGCTGTCAACTCACGGGAAAAAGGTTCTACACGTAGACCGCAACGGATACTACGGCGGCGAGTCTGCTTCGCTGAACCTCACCAACCTCTACGAAAAATTCAAGCCGG GCGAGActccgccgcagtcgctGGGCTTCAACCGCGACTGGAATGTCGATCTGATCCCCAAGTTTGTCATGGCGTGCGGGAAGCTCGTCAAGGTTCTTCTCACGACCAAGGTGACGAGGTACCTAGAGTGGCAGGTCATCGAGGGCACTTACGTCTACCAGTACCAGAAGGCAGGATTCTTCTCCAACGCAAAGTACATCCACAAG GTGCCGTCGACGGACACCGAGGCGCTGACTTCGCCCTTGATGCCGTTGCTCGAGAAAAACCGCTGTAAAAACTTCCTCAGCTACTGCGCCCAGTGGGAGCTGGAGAATCCTGAGACCTGGAAGGGCTTCGACCCCAAGCGCCACTCGATGAAGCAG GTGTACGACTACTTCGGTCTGCAGCCCAACACCATCGACTTCGTGGGGCACGCGGTGGCGCTGTACACCTCCGACGA CTATCTGTCGCAGCCGATGGGTCAGACGATGGAGAAGATCAAGTTGTACATGTATAGCATCTCGCGCTACGGCAAGTCGCCTTTCATCTATCCGCTCTACGGCTTGGGCGGCCTCCCCGAAGGCTTcagccgcctctgcgccatCAACGGCGGAACGTACATGCTGAACAAACCGATTGACGGGTTTGTCTACGACGACAACGGGAAGGTTTGCGGCGTCAAGTCTGTCGACGGAGAA GTCGCCCGCTGCAAGATGGTGGTGTGCGACCCGAGCTACGTGAAGTACGACCCGAAGAAGGTTCGCAAGGCGGGACAGGTGATTCGCTGCATCTGCATTCTGGGCAATCCGATTCCGAGCACCTCGAACGCGTCGTCCTGCCAAATCATCATTCCGCAGCGCCAGGTTAACCGCAAGAACGACATTTACGTCATGCTTGTCTCTTCCTCGCACGGCGTCGCGCTGAAGGGAAAGTACATCGCCATCATCAGCACAACCGTGGAGACTGACGACCCCATGAAGG AAATCGCACCGGCACTGGAGCTTCTCGGCCTCATTGAACAGCAGTTCGTGCAGGTCAGCGACGTGTACGAGGCGGCAACAGACGGCACCGAAGACAACGTCTTTGTCTCAGGCTCCTTCGATGCGACTTCCCACTTCGAGTCCGCGACGGAGGACGTCCTCAGAAT CTGGAAGAACATGACCGGCGAGGACTTGGATTTGTCCGTGAAGGCGGAGCCCGAAGATCTGCAGGAGATGTAA